The DNA window GCTGAGGTCGAGCAGTATTACGCAGATGTTGCAGATTCTGTTGATATCGGTGTGATTGTCTATAACATCCCGCAATTTACGGGTATCTCTTTCTCGAAAGATAGTGCCATCATGAGCAACGAGAATATCGTAGGTATCAAGCATACGAGTATGAATCTCTATGACCTGGAGAGACTGGGACAGGCTTTCCCTGACAAGACATTATTCAATGGTTTTGATGAGATCTATCTATACAGTTTAACTGCTGGTGCCCAGAGTACCATAGGTACTACTGTCAATGTTTGTCCGAAACTCTTCAAGGCGATCAGAGATGATTTTATACAAGGAGATATTGAGAAAGCACAAGAGAAACAGCATTTACTGAATACGTTTGTCGAATCATTGGTGCAAGAAGGCATTTTTCCTGCAGTCAAGTATGCAATGACCTATCTCGGGGCTTCATCAGGACCCTGTAGAAAACCCTTCAAACCATTGGAAGAGGAAGGAAAGAGAAGGGTTGAGCTTGCAGTGAAAAAGCTTGAACGATACCTCTAGTTAATCTGGCTTCAGCCGTCTTTTGATGGCTGGAGCTGAATTGTTTTGTAGTGATAACAGAGCGATCATCCAAGTTGCCGAAGTCTGGGTGCATTCATTTCAAATTTTTTCATTTTTATGCATAATCTTGACGTACGTCAATGAAACCTTACTCCTTTGTATTCATACTAAAGCCAGTTTAATGGTTAATTAAGGAGTACAAATATATATGAAAAATGCTAAATCAATACGCTCATGGAGCCTAATTTCTGGTCTGTCAATCTTTATCATGGCGCTTGCTGCTGGAATCGCCTATGGAATGATCTTCCCAACCTTATATCGGGAGGCAGATCCAATGCAGACACTGCAATTGATTGAAGCCAATAAGGGGGCTTTTCGTGTCATGAACCTCTTATTTACGGTAATACTGGTAACCGATCTCTTGGTTTCATATGGGTTCTGTGTAATTTTTATTCCTATTAGTAAACGGCTGGCTGTCTTAACTAGCCTGACACGTTTCATCTACTCAGGTATCCTTGCAGTCGCCCTATACATGTTGTTCAGAAAGAATATGGAAGCATTCCTCCGGATCTGGTCCTTCGGTTTGTTCCTCTTTGGTTTTCATCTCATGTTCCTAGGCAGTGTTCTGTTACATGTACATGGCCGATGGTTGGTCAAACTGCTGGGAGTCCTGTTGTTGATAGGGGGGGTTGGCTATTCTCTCATTCATGGAATCGAGACAATCGTACCTCAGTCATACCAGACAGTCATGATTCTGGAAGACACCCTTAGTATTCCAATGGCAGCAGGTGAGTTGCTCTTGGGGTTCTGGTTGGTGCTAACACGAGGAAAAATGTTTATACAAGAGAAGATTCTGCAAGGCGGCGCTTGATCCTGCTCAAGGACTCAGCGGTAATGCCGATATAGCTTGCAAGTTGATGTTGGGGGACTCTTGTAAAGAGATCCATACGTGTTTGCATGAGTCTCCTGACCCTATCCTCTGGACCCATACTGATGAAAGCTGCGTACTCGTCATGCATTTTCCCAAGTGATTCTTCCATCATTTTTCTTGTTATATCCGCAAAGACTGGGTATGTATCAAACTCATCTGATTGTTGATCCAGATCACCCACAATCATGACTGAATCCTCAAGACATGTAACGAAGTAGGGGGAGTCCTTGGAAGTGAGGATTGCGATGCTTTGATGCTCTGTAATGAAATCAGAAGTAATTTCTTTTCCTTCCTCATTCACTGCATACTTCCTTGCGCATCCCTGCAACATAAAGAAGCATTGGGTTACAGGGTCTCCCTGTCTGATCAGCACAGTGCCTTTCTTGAAGAACGCTATAGGAAGATGCCGTATCATTGGTTTCAGCTCAGTGGGAGAAATATCCGCATAGTGAGAGGCAAATTGTGCGAAATCATCAATTAATGCATCTGGTGCTCTATATGGTTTCATATGTTGTCCTTTATAGCTGAATTGATGGTACCATCCTGATCGCTTTCTGTACACAGATGCTCTCGACTTGTTGGATAACGATTTGCTTGACGATTGTTAGTGCCCGTCGTAGGCTACAGAGAGAGAAGGAGACGCTGGTATGGAAGGAAAACGATTTGGTTCTACCTTGGAAGGGAAATTGGTGGTAGTAACTGGTGCTAGCAAAGGCATCGGCAAGGGCTTGGCTGAGATCATCGCCTTTGAGGGAGCACGGGTAGCAATCGCTGCACGCGACATTGATGCGCTTGAGCAGGTTGCTGCCGGCATACAGGAACAAGGGGGCGAATGCAAAGCCTTCAAACTTGACTTGAGAAGAGTTGA is part of the uncultured Sphaerochaeta sp. genome and encodes:
- a CDS encoding DUF4386 domain-containing protein; amino-acid sequence: MKNAKSIRSWSLISGLSIFIMALAAGIAYGMIFPTLYREADPMQTLQLIEANKGAFRVMNLLFTVILVTDLLVSYGFCVIFIPISKRLAVLTSLTRFIYSGILAVALYMLFRKNMEAFLRIWSFGLFLFGFHLMFLGSVLLHVHGRWLVKLLGVLLLIGGVGYSLIHGIETIVPQSYQTVMILEDTLSIPMAAGELLLGFWLVLTRGKMFIQEKILQGGA
- a CDS encoding dihydrodipicolinate synthase family protein is translated as MVANTPSVISALITPMDEGREVDVHALEKLVEYEIGHGADGFYCCGSSGEGLLLSPDERKLVVDTVASVTEGKVPFYAHTGSLGTREAIDLSVHAQKRGAQAVSLIPPIYYNYSQAEVEQYYADVADSVDIGVIVYNIPQFTGISFSKDSAIMSNENIVGIKHTSMNLYDLERLGQAFPDKTLFNGFDEIYLYSLTAGAQSTIGTTVNVCPKLFKAIRDDFIQGDIEKAQEKQHLLNTFVESLVQEGIFPAVKYAMTYLGASSGPCRKPFKPLEEEGKRRVELAVKKLERYL
- a CDS encoding Crp/Fnr family transcriptional regulator, which translates into the protein MKPYRAPDALIDDFAQFASHYADISPTELKPMIRHLPIAFFKKGTVLIRQGDPVTQCFFMLQGCARKYAVNEEGKEITSDFITEHQSIAILTSKDSPYFVTCLEDSVMIVGDLDQQSDEFDTYPVFADITRKMMEESLGKMHDEYAAFISMGPEDRVRRLMQTRMDLFTRVPQHQLASYIGITAESLSRIKRRLAESSLV